A genomic segment from Cyprinus carpio isolate SPL01 chromosome A22, ASM1834038v1, whole genome shotgun sequence encodes:
- the LOC109075677 gene encoding protein shisa-4-like: protein MASSVPVLLLLSAVLFTATFADDDCKSYFSSAGELKPSIECSFLQFCCGTCDNRYCCSNPLRKLSEDDQDDCFLCSLCQKYWNVTFESRKTECWSILGFPTQSDSLCPQQPQIRGRKRPCVTAVMGATTTTVVTTQYPQQPVVQGGQYPPYQPMPPQAGYGGTPAYGGQPMQTGPYQGQPYAAGPPPPYQVAGGPGYPVPYSQGQYPMQPPVQPGFAHPPPSTDYSSTQPAYNPSYVEPPKPGY, encoded by the exons ATGGCGTCCTCCGTCCCGGTTCTTCTGCTCCTGTCCGCGGTTTTATTCACGGCGACATTCG cTGATGATGACTGCAAAAGCTACTTCTCCAGTGCTGGTGAGCTGAAGCCCTCCATTGAGTGCTCGTTTTTACAGTTCTGTTGTGGGACGTGTGATAACAGATACTGCTGCTCCAATCCACTTAGGAAGTTATCCGAGGATGACCAAGACGACTGTTTTTTG TGTAGCCTATGCCAAAAATACTGGAATGTGACTTTTGAGAGCAGAAAAACTGAATGCTGGAGCATTCTGGGATTCCCCACCCAGTCTGACTCACTGTGTCCACAGCAACCACAAATAAGGGGGAGGAAACGCCCTTGTGTTACAG CTGTTATGGGAGCAACAACAACTACAGTGGTAACCACACAATATCCTCAGCAGCCTGTCGTTCAGGGAGGTCAGTACCCACCGTATCAGCCCATGCCGCCTCAGGCCGGGTACGGCGGCACACCAGCTTATGGTGGACAACCCATGCAGACGGGACCCTATCAGGGCCAGCCATATGCAGCGGGACCACCACCCCCATATCAGGTGGCCG GAGGCCCAGGATATCCTGTTCCCTACAGCCAGGGACAGTACCCCATGCAACCACCAGTTCAGCCCGGATTCGCTCACCCGCCCCCATCAACAGACTACAGCTCAACTCAACCTGCTTACAACCCCAGCTACGTGGAGCCACCGAAGCCCGGCTACTAA
- the LOC122134997 gene encoding protein shisa-5-like, protein MNNTNAIYTPPFAGVVVLIILFICCCCPCCCIYQMCRKPRPVVQTHVTTVMNTQCIQQQPVMQGVQYPQYQPVPTQPGYGGHPMQTGPYQGQSYAPGPPPSYHVATSPGYPTIQGAYDGGQAMYPMQPPAQPGVAPMLSETSNQPAQPRLHAATKTQLLNRNRLSNQSLLDCGV, encoded by the exons ATGAACAATACCAATGCGATATATACACCCCCAT TTGCGGGGGTTGTGGTCCTCATCATCTTGTTCATCTGCTGCTGCTGCCCCTGCTGCTGTATCTATCAAATGTGCAGAAAACCCAGAC ctGTGGTACAAACACATGTAACTACAGTCATGAATACACAATGCATTCAGCAGCAGCCTGTAATGCAGGGAGTCCAGTACCCACAATACCAACCAGTGCCGACTCAACCAGGTTACGGGGGTCATCCTATGCAGACAGGACCATATCAGGGACAGTCATATGCACCAGGACCCCCACCCTCGTATCACGTGGCCA CGAGTCCTGGATATCCCACTATTCAGGGTGCATATGACGGAGGCCAGGCCATGTATCCCATGCAGCCACCTGCCCAGCCGGGTGTTGCTCCTATGCTTTCAGAGACATCCAATCAGCCGGCACAACCCCGCCTACATGCAGCCACCAAAACCCAATTACTAAACCGCAACCGTCTGTCAAATCAGTCATTGCTGGATTGTGGAGTTTGA